GTCGAGGACCGGGATGCGCGCCATCCGCAACTGGCCCGTTGGTGCGCCGAACAACGGCTCCTCTGGCAAAAAGATCAACTGAACCCGGAACGACAACGCCTGCTCGACGACATCGGATTTGTCCAGGACCTGGAAGAGGCCCATTGGCAGTCCACGTTTGCCCGGTTGAAAGATTTTCAATGCCGGCACGGCCACCTTGTCATCGACCCAGCCAATCCCCGGACCACGGGGCTTGTCGCCTTCATCGAGGAGCAGCGACAGGCCCGGGCCAAAAACCGTCTCCACCCCCGCCGCATCGATCGCCTCAACGCCCTGGGATTCATCTGGTCGGCGCGGGAGGAACGATGGGAAACCCTTTTCGATCGATTCCTCGCCTTCAAACGACACCATCTGCACGGCAACGTCCCGGAACGTCTGCCGGAAGACCCCGACCTGCCCCTCTGGGTTGCCGAACAACGTCGAGACGCCCGGCGCGGGGCGATGGACGCGGACCGGCACGCCCGTCTGACCATGGCGGGGTTCATCTGGGACCCGGAAACGTGGTACTGGGAGCGCATGTTCGAGCTGTTCGCCCGTCATCAACGCCATCATGGTGACGAAGATCCCGCCAAGGTCGATGCCAAACTTGCCACCCTCGGCGACTGGATGACCAGCCAACGTCGCATGAAGGGTTCGGGACGCATCGACAAGGAACGGATCCAGCGCCTCGATGCCCTGGGCTTCGTGTGGGATCCCGAGGCCCGCTTCGATCAGGACATGGCCAATGCCTTGAAAAAATTTATCGCTGAACAGGGGCATTGCAACATTCCCCCCGACTGGAACCGTCCGGCGACGCTCCCCTCCTGGGTGCGGCGGGTCCGGCTGCGCCATGCGGGCGGGACGATCGAGCAAACGTTGCGGGAACGACTCGACCGGATGGGATTTGTCTGGGATGCCCGCGAGGCGGCCTGGGAGGAAATGTTCGTCGCCCTCGAAACGTTTGTCCGTGAACGCCATCATTGCATCGTTCCCGATCCGTTTCCGGAGAATCCCAGGCTGTCGCAATGGGTGGTCGGCCTGCGCAAACGGTATCGCGGCGGCACCCTGGAGCAGGAAAAGATTGCTCGACTCGACCCGTTGGGGTTCGTCTGGGACGCCAAGGCGGTCTTCTGGGAAGAAATGTTCGCAGCCCTGACCGCCTTTCACGATCGGTTCGGCCATTGCCTGGTGCTTGAGAACGATACGGAACATTCCAAACTTTCCTGGTGGGTCGCGGCACAACGCAAGGCACGCGCCGGGGGACAACTGGACCAGTCCCGGATCGAACGCCTCGACCGGTTGCACTTCGTCTGGGATGAGCATGCGGCCCAATGGCTCGGAATGTATCGAGAACTGTTCTTTTTTCATCAACGTTTCGGCCACAGCCTGGTCCCCTCGGACACCCCCGAGCATGTCCGGTTGCAGGAATGGTGCGCCCGGCAACGCAAGGCGCGGTCCCTTGGACACCTGGAACAGGAAAAACAGGACCGCCTGGCCCTCCTTGATTTCATCTGGGATCCCAGGGAGGTCATCGTTGAAGAGATGCTGGCCCATCTGAAGCGATTCCGGGATCGGTTTGGCCATGGCAACGTCCCGGTGTCATGGCCGGAAAATCCGCAACTTGGCCTTTGGCTCCAGTTCCAAAGACAATCGCGACTCAAGGGAACCCTGGACAAGCGGCGCCGGGAACGGCTGGATGCGTTGGGCGTGAACTGGAATGTGGACGAAGGGATACCGCCGTGAAGGCCGCCCAGGGAAGACAATCCCCTGCCGGCAACTCTATGGCCGGTCCCTCATTGATGATATGATTGCCCCCATGAAATTATTCTGTCCGGCAACGCGGCACCGACTTCGAATCATGGAGAAGAGGATGACACAAAAACATGTTCTGATCACAGGTGGATTGGGCGGCATCGGCACGGCGATCGTCAAGTATTTCGCCCGGGCGGGATACAAGACCGCGGCAACCTATGCCTCCTTCGAAAAAGACAAAGTCAAACCCTGGATGGAAATGATCGAAAAGGAGGTGTTGGAGGTCCATCTGTTCGAGGTGGACGTGGCGGACTTCGAGTCATGCCACGCCCTGTCACACAAGGTCGCGGCGGAATTCGGCGCCGTGGACATCCTGGTCAATTGCGCCGGCATCATCCGCGACTCGGTCTTCAAGAAGATGCCCTACGAAAACTGGGACCAGGTGCTCAAGGTCAACCTGTACAGCGTGTTCAACGTCACGCGCCACTTTTTCGAGGCCATGTTGATCCGCAAATGGGGCCGGGTGATCAACATCACCTCGGTCAACGGTCAGAAAGGACAGTTCGGACAGGCCAACTATTCCGCCACCAAGGCCGGCGTCCACGGCCTGACCATGGCCCTGGCCCAGGAAGGAGCCAAACATGGCGTGACGGTCAATTCGGTCGCCCCGGGCTACACCGCCACCGAAATGATGCTTCAGGTTCCCGAATCGGTCCTCGACGACATCAAGAAACACATTCCCATGGGTCGTCTCGCCCGTCCCGAGGAAATCGCCGCATCGGTTCTGTTTCTGGCATCGGACGACGCCGCCTTCATCACCGGGGTCAACCTGGATGTCAACGGCGGACAGTGGATGCATCACTGAGCCATTGACACGCCATTTCGTCGATTGCGGTCCCGTTTGACTCGTCCCGGAAAGGGGGTCATCCCTTCCCGGGACGATCGTTTTGCGACTTCGTCAACGCCCTCTCCCGAATGATCGTTTTCATTGAGTAGGTTCCATTGCATTTTTAAACCCTCCAAGATATTTTCCATCGTCAAATGGAATTCCCGCACTTCACTGGAGGTCAAACATGTATCCGATTTTATCGTTAAAAAGATTGTTCGTCGTATTCCTGGGGGCCGCCTGGCTTGCGCTTCCGGGGCCTGTCCTGGCCGCCACGGCCATCGAGGGAACGTTGCTGGCCGAACGCGATTGCGAGGCGTTCGTTTCCAAGAACAACCGAACCAACCCCGACGATCTGCGCCTTGTTCCGCGGCAGTCCTACGCGGCGTTCGAGGTGAACAAACCAACGGAATTCGACTGGATTCGGGTACGGGTGGAAAACGCCGCGGTCCCGGAACGTTGGGTGGAAACCTCCTGCGGTACACTGGAACTGAAAACAAAACGCGCCGTGGACCCCGCCGCCGAAGACCAGGGAGAGGACGAAACCATCAGCGGAAGCTGTCCCGCCACGGACTGCAACCGACCGAATCAGGAAGACAGTTTCGTCCTGGCCTTGAGCTGGCAGCCCGCCTTTTGCCAGACGCAGGCCGGAATGAAAAAACCGGAATGTCAAAACCCAACCCCAGGGTCAAGTCCCAGGGACCGTTTCACGCTCCATGGCCTGTGGCCCAACCGCAAAAGCTGCGGCACCCATTATGGCTATTGTGGTTCCGTGTGCAATGCGCCGAAGAAAACAGGCGGCAACTGGATGTGTCAACTCCCCGCCCTGACGTTGAAACCGGAGGTCCACGATAGCCTGTCCGCAGTCATGCCGAGCATGGAACATCAATCCTGCCTCGAACGCCATGAATGGTTCAAACATGGTACCTGCTCCGGGTTGTCGATCGATGACTATTTTACGCTGGCGGCCCGCATGACCGACATGTTCAACGATGCCGGAATCGCCGCCTTCATGGCCCAGTGCCCGGGAACAACGGTTTCGGAGGAGAATTTTCTGCGGGTCATCGACCAGCATCTTGGACAGGGATCCAGCCGCAAGGTGCGTCTTTCCTGTCAAAACGGCAATCTTGTCGAAGTGCAGATTCTCCTGCCACCGGACTTGAGCAACGTCACCGCCCTCGGAGATGAAATGGCCCGCGTCAAACCAGGTTTCGCCTCCAACTGCGGTGGAACATTCAAGGTTGTATCACCTTCGCGTCCCTGACCCCCGGATCACGTGCCCCCCACGCCCGGGAAACACACAAAGTTTCCCGGGTACACCTTGACCGACGTTTTGGATCAGTGGATTCATTTCATCAAGTGTGCCGGGACGCTGGAGACCATCCC
The DNA window shown above is from Magnetococcales bacterium and carries:
- a CDS encoding helicase associated domain-containing protein, whose product is PPALCRAVQTLGDLDDGFTQAMERVRQERGRTGLWNPAGLDRWLQFMTPSPLDSSQQQRLIETAVLGATSPWWEYLGRLERFAEGTGHVEVPPVFPEDRELSVWVENQRKAHARGGLDADRVARLDRLGFVWDPKMAAWERMLANLRRFHARFGHCRVEHPFPEDGSLSQWVARQRRDYQQQRLDPSQIQRLQSLDFTWDPDAWEWDHFLGRLSRFRMATRHAWITDPFPRDPELGAWAARQRTLRRKGRLDDDRKRQLDALGFVWDLEAADWEDHFRQLTLFRRLYGHAQVEDRDARHPQLARWCAEQRLLWQKDQLNPERQRLLDDIGFVQDLEEAHWQSTFARLKDFQCRHGHLVIDPANPRTTGLVAFIEEQRQARAKNRLHPRRIDRLNALGFIWSAREERWETLFDRFLAFKRHHLHGNVPERLPEDPDLPLWVAEQRRDARRGAMDADRHARLTMAGFIWDPETWYWERMFELFARHQRHHGDEDPAKVDAKLATLGDWMTSQRRMKGSGRIDKERIQRLDALGFVWDPEARFDQDMANALKKFIAEQGHCNIPPDWNRPATLPSWVRRVRLRHAGGTIEQTLRERLDRMGFVWDAREAAWEEMFVALETFVRERHHCIVPDPFPENPRLSQWVVGLRKRYRGGTLEQEKIARLDPLGFVWDAKAVFWEEMFAALTAFHDRFGHCLVLENDTEHSKLSWWVAAQRKARAGGQLDQSRIERLDRLHFVWDEHAAQWLGMYRELFFFHQRFGHSLVPSDTPEHVRLQEWCARQRKARSLGHLEQEKQDRLALLDFIWDPREVIVEEMLAHLKRFRDRFGHGNVPVSWPENPQLGLWLQFQRQSRLKGTLDKRRRERLDALGVNWNVDEGIPP
- the phbB gene encoding acetoacetyl-CoA reductase → MTQKHVLITGGLGGIGTAIVKYFARAGYKTAATYASFEKDKVKPWMEMIEKEVLEVHLFEVDVADFESCHALSHKVAAEFGAVDILVNCAGIIRDSVFKKMPYENWDQVLKVNLYSVFNVTRHFFEAMLIRKWGRVINITSVNGQKGQFGQANYSATKAGVHGLTMALAQEGAKHGVTVNSVAPGYTATEMMLQVPESVLDDIKKHIPMGRLARPEEIAASVLFLASDDAAFITGVNLDVNGGQWMHH
- a CDS encoding ribonuclease T, which encodes MYPILSLKRLFVVFLGAAWLALPGPVLAATAIEGTLLAERDCEAFVSKNNRTNPDDLRLVPRQSYAAFEVNKPTEFDWIRVRVENAAVPERWVETSCGTLELKTKRAVDPAAEDQGEDETISGSCPATDCNRPNQEDSFVLALSWQPAFCQTQAGMKKPECQNPTPGSSPRDRFTLHGLWPNRKSCGTHYGYCGSVCNAPKKTGGNWMCQLPALTLKPEVHDSLSAVMPSMEHQSCLERHEWFKHGTCSGLSIDDYFTLAARMTDMFNDAGIAAFMAQCPGTTVSEENFLRVIDQHLGQGSSRKVRLSCQNGNLVEVQILLPPDLSNVTALGDEMARVKPGFASNCGGTFKVVSPSRP